Sequence from the Cucurbita pepo subsp. pepo cultivar mu-cu-16 chromosome LG02, ASM280686v2, whole genome shotgun sequence genome:
AGCTGCAAGAAGGGTTCAGGTACTTTTAGCTAGACTTAATCTTGCAGCGTTATCATGTTCATGAATCATCCTTGGCACTAGAGTaatacaatggtatgatattttccactttgagcataagcttttgtggctttattttttgttttcccaaaaggtctcataccaatggagatgtattttttactttaaacttatgatcaaccccttaattaaccgaggtgggactcctctcccaacattCCTCAACAGGAGAAGAGATGGTTTTCCGATCCTCGAAATCATaggattttcttctttttaaatctCCTAGAAGATAGACCTTAATAAATTGGTTGAGAGAAACTTGGCTCGTCTTTGAAAGAGTGTCCATAGACTAGTTAAAGAAGTCCGCACGTATTTAGGAGTCCACAATGAGAATTTGAAGGTTCAAAGAAGTTTCTTCTAGAGAATTAAAGCAGAAGTGCATTGAGCAGATTAATTGCTCGCTGTATTTGCCGGCCGTCTGACTAAAGAATACACCAATGAGAGTAAATTAGGTGCTGGACTTTTTCTGGATTTATTGAAGGTGTTAATGTTCATATTCAGCAAATGCTGTTTACTTCTAATCAACATATTAGGTGTTGTTTCCTGATATTGTGATTTATATGTCACAGTTACATGATCTATGAAATAATGGAGCCTTTTTTGACTATATAATAATCTTCTGTCTGGCTTTTATTTTAGACCAACTTGTGATCCTCCTGGAAGTactgtggtttttaattcattttgttcACTTTATATGCTTGTTTCACACTCTCCAGATGAAAAATGGAAACGAGTTTCTACTTGCCGATACTGTTGGTTTCATCCAAAAGTTACCAACTATGCTGGTGAGATTTGCAGCCACAAGATAAACATCATATTCATCTAGCATTTCGTTTTGAATctgtgtaacaactcaagcccaccgctagcagatattgtttgctttggatcgttacgtatcgtcgtcaaccctATGGTTTTCGAAACGcatttattagggagaggtttccacacccttataaggaatgattcgttcctcactccaactgatgtgagatctcacgatccaccccctttggggcccaacgtcttcgctagcacaccgcatggtgtctggctttgataccatttgtaacaacccaaacccaccgctagcaaatattgtccgttttggccgttacgtatcgccttcagtttcacgatttttaaaatgcgtctactggagagagattttcacacctctataagaaatgtttcgttcctctctccaaccaatacgagatctcacaatctgcCGGTACCataaatctcatttttttttcatttgtcttTCTGAAGAGTGTAGTAGTAGTAAAATCCCCAGATAGCTGTATTGTTATTCTGGTTAAGTCCTACAGGTTGCTGCATTCAGAGCAACATTAGAGGAGATATCAGAATTATTATTGCTGGTTCAACTGGTGAACCTCGGGTGATTGGTTAGTCAATTGATGTTTCTGATCACCTTAACCTATTTTCTGATTGGATATTTCATCAATTTCAGCCATCCGCTGGCTGAGCAACAGATAGAGGCTGTGGATAAAGTTCTTTCAGAATTGGATGTGTCGTCGATTCCGAGGTNgggggggggggggggggaaaTCTTATGGAATACGATCCTTTACCCACCCCCCACCacaaggaaaataaaaggaaagagagaagacTACTTGAGATTTTTATCTGTGCTTATTATAGATTTCTTTGTCCTTTTGTCATTGGCTATGCTTGTATGGATTTGCTTTACTGGAATCTCTTTGTAgtttattctctctcttttattctTCAGAAGATAGATGGGACAATAAAcagttcttttttaaaaaaagaataaaattctCTTAAGTATGTTAAACTAAAAACGGATTTTCAAATGGGtttctgtttttcttgtaGCTTAATCTTTTAGCTAATGTTATTCTCTGCCTTTATAGCCATTATGTGgaatagagaaagagagatattGGGAGAGGTTTGGTCCTTAGTTAGGTTCTATACCTCTCTTTGGTGTTGGTGTCTAAAGAGTTTTGTATTTATCCTTagtttcttattcttaacGGACTGATGGATGGATCCCCTTCTTGTAGTTTTGTTTGGCATTGTCCCCTTTTGGTTTCATTTGCTCCATGGAAGTTTGGTGtctaattttaaagaaaatcctGTAGCTTATGTAAAGGATCCTTGTTTGTAATTCTATGGACAAATTCAAGTTTCTTCTCTAATTCCTATGTGCGTCTAACTACAAATTGTCAAACGGCAGGTTGACAAGGTTAGTGATCCTCAAAATATTAGAGGGGATGTTATTTGTGTAcaagtgagatcccacgtagCATCCTGTATagaggtgtgaaaacctccctttagcagacgcgtttcaaaactatgaggctgacagcgatacgtgataggccaaagtggataatatctgcaCCAAGTGATGATGGTTTGGACGAATTCTGCAATGGAGTTCGGGGAAAATTGAAGGTGTATTTACTTTGTAGTCTTGAAGATGGTTGTTTCTTCTCTATTCTTTGTTAGCAGCAGGTGGCACTGCTTTTAACCTAAATATGAAgacaagaaatgaaataattgtTTTGAATGGGCAGGACTCAATGGTTTGGGTAGAAGCCTTGATCCAGTTTGACGGAGGCGAGTTCTTGAGCACTGTGTATCAGGTTGAAGTGGTAGAGAAAACTGTAAGTAAATCCTCCATCCTTTCTGATTTCCATttagttttcttgttttggaagatttttaaatatcttgaGAGTGCATTTGGTTGAAGCAATTTGTTggtgtatttaaaaaaatggtggtAGGAAGAGAagctatttaaaaaatgtgtcaACAAATTGACATCTACTCTTTTTCTTGAGGTCGGTGGTAGGAAGAGCAGCTCAAAGTTTGACAATGTCCTAGATggtaagaaatgaaaaataatgatGTTGGATGACCCATCcggtaacagttcaagcccactgctagcagctATTAttcgttttggcccgttacatatcgtcattagcttcatagttttaaaacgcgtctgctagggagaagttttcgtatccttataaaaaatgtttcgtttcactCTCCAACTAATGCAGCTATTTTGTAAGTATAACAGATTGTAAACAGAGAAGCCAAGCAAATAGTGCCATGGCTCCATTCAGAGGCCCAGCCTAATGGGATTacggggaaaaaaaaattacactaCAAATTATTTGGTACTTGGTCAGATTTTTCTGGTAGGTACATATCTTTGGGTCACGCATCATTATCAGGCATCGTTGTCCTGAAGTCACCAGTAAAAAAATGGATTGAGTCGGCGATCTACCCTATGCAGGACCAGAATCTGAGCCATAATTAGAACATTTATATATAGAAACCATTGGGGGGTTGAGTAAATTTTTGGTTCAACCAATATTTGAAGTCATTGTATGGCTCaccatctctttctctctctctcatggcCTAATGAGCCCTCTTTTTGCCGAATAAAGCCATTCATTTATAATGCAAGACTCCACTAAGCTCATAAAGAGTAAAATGACAGAAtatgttacaaattttggaaaGATATTAAACCTCAATCAATACATACTATATGTTAATGGGTTACTTCTTTAGTTGCAAGTTTTGGCATATAAGTCGGTGACATACATTTCTATCTTTAACTGCAGGCTACACAAATTAATGGATCCTaataaaaatttctattttaaaaaatggagatgTACAACTCTTTGTAGATTTCTACCGATCTTGTGAGATTTTACATTGGTTATTAGTTTAGAACGGACAATATCGATTAGCGGTAAGTTTGAGACGTTTCAAGTAATATTACAGCTAGTCAATAGACGATATGTTAGCGAGGATGCGCTTAAActatagagatatatttgcaTCTCACAAAAAGTATGATTGTTtatcctttcatttttcatttactttattGATTCGAGgatgaattattatttctagatttcatcaaatttatttgcaaTACTTCTggttaattataattattattgtacTATTATTTCAATAATCTACCATTAACGAATGATGTTATAccataaaaaagaagattgatttgatttgatgtgaataaaataaatattaagagGGAGACAGACACAAATTAATGTTTGTGGAAATGAGAAGTGATGGTCATAGAAGAACGTGGAAATATGCGAATCAGATAGGACAAACCTTaatgtttcaaatatttatttaaggttttgtttgtgtttggttACTGCGGCCATGTGAGACGTAAGGTTAGTTCATGGATTTCCCATTATAATACTCTTCTTAATAGTGCTTTTGCTTTACGTAGAGTGTACTTTAATCccattattatcattatttttattactacCGCGTTAGTGAGTACTCAcaagataagaaaatatttttataaatatgtagaaatctagattttaaaatcgggaggaaaaatccataaaaaaaaaaaaaaaaaatacaatctCTATTAGGAGTGAGTTTAGATTATTACAGATGATATCAAAACTAGTGACctacagatgcgttttaaaaatcatgaagCTACATATAACGGGCTAAAGTTGACAacatttataaactttttccattttattatataaaaaaagatcataaaataatttgtttaccCTAGAATAGAATCAAAAGATCTCGTTgctagtaaaaaaaaatatattataatgtcTTTCCTATTTTTCACTGATTTATAGagattatattaatttcaGTATAGTTCAAAGTTTAGAAATTGACAACGAAGTTAGAAGTTCGAGTATTTTCATCCGttgttgttgaactaaaaaaaaattataatagaaCTTTATTCATTCTCTTGACAACTTGTCTCTCGAGCATTGCCTAGTGAACAAACCGTGTATTacatctataaataaaaacaatatttttttttttattaattcccTAGtgaaaacccttttttttctcgagtTCTCCGAATGAAAACCTCAAGTCCAAATACATCGAACCATTGcaatatttaatgtatttgtCTAGAGTACGTAGTTGaatataatcaaatattataaaagtaaatgTCTTTATAAATTCTTCTGActcgttttttaaaattaatataatttttttattataattttataagtaTTGGTTATGATAAGAGTATTTGCGAATAAAGTGACTGACCGAAAGACACAAAGCTTCGTTCTCTTATCTTcatcttattattttaatcctaTCTTAATTAAGATTAGGTGAAGTGGCAAATCTCCCTAATTAAATCAAACCcatctaaaatattataaaattcaaaagaaatgataggaataaaataatactattttcCATGCCGTAAGGAAAagtagagaaaaagaaaagaaaaaagaaaaaggaaatatttattatattatatgatgaatattataataacaaaggaggaggaggaggaggaggaggaggaggaggggggCCTTGAAATGCATCAAAAGCCCCATTACATCATACTGAAAACGACCCATTCCCCAATGGAAACAAAATCCAAGAAACCAGTTTACACTTTTTTTGGTTGCTTTTCCCCAACTTTCAAAATGTGTTCTTCAATCATATTGATTTTCTTCCACCAGCGTCACGatcatattaataacaaaactaatatctatatatatatatatatataattatattacaattttaattccTGATTAACCCATCTAATCAACACAGAGAGCAAACGAGATTAGATTAGGATTAAACTAAACCCCTTCCCTAAATCAATGACGAGTTCAGCAGTGAAGCACGTGATGATCAGCAGAAGCCACAATGGGGGGTTGCTGGCTTAGAAATGAGTTGAGGAATGATGGGTtatgatcaaaatcaaaatcaaaatcaaaatcataatgATAATCGTAATCATCGaagttttgaagaaaaatatgttgttcttcatctttgtcgttgttgttgttgttgatgtgAGATAAGATCCGGTTTAGGGAGTCTAATCTATGAGTAAGTTCCAGAATCTGAGCTCTCAAAACAGAGTTTTCAGCTTCAACGTTGAGAAAAAGATGGGTTGTGAGATTAATTCTGGAAAtcatttggtttttattttccctCAATTGGCCCACCTGCGCCATCAGCCCGTCCAAGTGCTGCTGTTTCCGCATCCTCGACCGCCGCGCCGATTCCCGGTTCGATTGCattctccttctttttctctggTCCATCAATTGCCTCAGCTCCTCTTCCGAACCAGAGCTCTGGTTCTGAACCCCAATCTGAGATATCGAACCTGAAGAATTCCCACTACAACACCCCATAATATAAATAACTATTATATAattgatatataatatatatatatatatatatagagagagagagagagagagagagagaggggggggGGNNNNNNNNNNNNNNNNNNNNNNNNNNNNNNNNNNNNNNNNNNNNNNNNNNNNNNNNNNNNNNNNNNNNNNNNNNNNNNNNNNNNNNNNNNNNNNNNNNNNNNNNNNNNNNNNNNNNNNNNNNNNNNNNNNNNNNNNNNNttttttttttttttttttttttttttagggaatatatatatatatatatatatatatattagagtGGGAGTGAGGGGAAACGGTTCATGAGAAGACGTAGAACCAGTGGAGGAATACAACGGAGAAGGACTGAACTAAGTGGGTGCGGCGGCGGAGAGATGAGCTTATGGTGAAACCGGAACGGAGGATTTCACTGAGAACCGGAGACATCAATCTCAAGCGTTAACGACACGGTTTCTAGCATCTATATTAAGAGAAATGGAACAGATTAAATCTCTCGGGGACGgcggagagggagagggagagaatgGAAGACGGCGGAGAGATGGAGGGAAGAGAGGGAAGAGagggaagaaggaagaagggaaGGGATTTTGAGAGTGGCGAGAAGGCAATATATAGAATAATTAAGGGgtggaaaagagaagaaaaggaaaaatgaagggTGGAAATGAAAAGGTGAAAGTTAGAGAGGGGCATCGGAATCGAAGCAAGAGTAGTACAGATGGATCGCTCACAACCGTCCAATTCCAGCTGGGGGTGCACCCCACTCGCTTTCTACCTCAATccatcaataaaatttaaaaatattaccatttttgtctatttaatttatttaaaacattttaactacttcaataatcaataatcaataatcaataatcaataataataataataatttgatgcGCAAGTTGATGCCATGcattttaaactataaattttagcCTTCCAATCTATATTTTGTTCGAATATTCTACTTTATTGACTTAATTGTCCTCATCCCAGACGTTAAAACATCAAGATAccatgattttaattttataaatataattattattcacattatttttttaaataaaaaattatttaagttttGGGTAAATTATAGATTCGGTTTTTACCGCACCGCCGAGCCAGAAAACTTTACGCCGGGAGCCTGATTGCTCTTTAGTTGCGATGCCCACACGTGGCACCCAAAAGCAGGGCGAGGGAATGGTCGAAGGGTACTATCGtctttttaaactaaattccATTTTTGTCCTTAACAGTTACTCCGCCTCAGCCTATCACATTCCGCAACTTCAGTTATggcgttttttattttttattttttgaaaatcttCGGTCATTAAACTTGCAACGCAAATATTTGACACGTGTCCAAATCTTCCAcaattaacattaaaatataatccaagaattttgaaagttttccATTTTAGTGTttgattacaaattttaaactaataattttatgaattgaaattctaaatttttataaatagaattaCTTTCTAACTGATTTCGGTTCAAAATCTCATTATTATataagaagataaaaaaatgatgataatACATAAGGAGCCCAAacatacaatatctgctagcagtatGTTCGATTGTTACAAACATTCTAACTAGGTTGACGAATATCTAACCAAAGATcttaccatttgtaaaaagACATCAATATCAAACTATTGCTTAGGTTGACGAATCGTTTTCATTATTAATAGAACGTTCGGTACCTAAAACCTTTTCTTGACTTATTTGGGATTACATATTTTTACGCTTAAAATCGCTAAAAggccaaaaaaattaatggtagAGTAATTAATCTGATTAGGAGCTTAAAATGGGAACAAATCATAGTGAGGGGAAATAAAAAGAACGTGTAAAATGACTAGCCATGATGCAAGAAAAAAGCAAAAGCTAAACATCAAAACACCAAAACAATATCACTAAACAAGGTTGATGTCTTTAATGCTTTTTGATTTGGATGGAAGACCTAATTCCTTTTAACTTATTAGTgcatttattcatttatttcccATTCACTTGCATAAGAAACCATCTCAAAATAGTAAggtaagagtgtagaaacttcaTCCCAGTATAATGATACATAACCgactaaagcagacaatattagTTAGAGAaaggcttggactgttacactGGGTTTCGAAGGGGGTGAATGAAACTATTTCTTATAATGTGAGGATGACGATGATATATAACGAgcaaaagcggacaatatctggagTGTTGTAAAACAAATGAATAGTGGGTGCGTGACGGAAACATGATTTTAGGAATGGAAAGAATTCAATTTTTGTGAAACTTGGAAGTAGGCATAGGGTTCACCACATAAacaacaaaaccctaaaaagatgaaaagaggGAAAAGAGGGGAAAGAGGAATGCAATAGCTTTCAGCATTCACCAACTTGCACTCCCTCCCATCAAAGTTTGATGTCTTTGGTGCAGCTTAGCAACAAATGGGTCCTAAGGTTAAAGGTTGATGGACAATAAAAGAGTACTAGAGGGTGTGTTATTCATCCATTTTGGgggagagaaaatgaaaggagcAAAGTTTTGATAGTGCATATGGATGAAGAGCATTattgcattaaaattttagctcTAAGAGGTAAAAGGAAAACCCATATCTTTCTTGATTTAGACACAATTCTGAAGTggtataaaaaaacaaataataaaggGTTTTACATACATTTCTtcatacaatttaatatggGTTTCCAAAACACACAAACCTTGCCTCAATTATTGCAATGGGATGCTGAAAGTTTAGGTGGTGGTTGcatcttttcttcaaatttgattattgAATCACTGCAACAAGTCTTAAAAAAGAGGGGTTTTCCCCACTATCTATATCACCAAATGTGGGTAACAAGTATGCATTTGTTGTGTAGAAAAGCTAAAAAGATAGTGGTAGAGGACAAGGCAAAGGGGTCAGAGGCTTTAAAACTTGTTTCTCTTATGGGACACTGACCCAACCTTAATCACTCTCCACTCTCCACTCTCCACTGCCATAAACAACTCGACAAATCTCCATACATACCTCACCTCCTCCCTCCGCTGGTAACAACATTATCTGAACTTGAGCTTGAGCTCTTACCCTATCAGCTCAATCAAGCtgttataaataatatcagagtcagacacaaAGTATGACAACATTATCTGAACTCGAGCTCTTAAATTATCAGCTTGATTGAAcgattataaatgatatcagagtcagacacagAATGTACACTAAAAGCAAGGGTGGGAGCTGCCGGTGgaattgtaatttttagagACCCGGAAAGGGATTGAGAAGGACGCAGCTGAAAAAAAGTATATTCTTCTTTTACTGCTTAAAATTAACCGCgttgaagtaaaaaaaataatttaacaacTCAGGAGATTTGGGTGGCCCGCCGATATTCCTCGACGATTTGGCTTTGTTCGCTTCTGCTTTGTTGTTTTTCACTCAACTCGTCGACTTCCATCCGATGGCTCTGTTATTCTTAGTACTCCACCTCCTCCCTCTTGCACCATACACGTGTCATTCAACTATttgacattatttttaaaaaaatttagaatccGAAAATGAATGGGTAACATGATAATCCATCTAAATAtagattaatataattaaatattacattttttaaaaaaagaaactagtGGAATTCACCCCATGCAGGCAGCGCCCATTTTGCAAGCCCAAGCCCAGCTATGGCAAAAAGAAAGCTGGGCGTCCATGTGGGTCAAAACGTACAGTACCTTAAAAAGGAAGCAAAATATCCACCAAGGTACACTTCCAAGAATGTGCTCTCACCTCATGCTTTTGCAAAAGTCGGTCACTCTGCCGTCCAACCAACAATCTCACCCTCCCATCTCTTTTCCACGCCAAACTTTCACGCTGGCGCATGActagttttgataccatttataacaattttaattcaagataAATTTTTACActcttgtaaaaaatgttttgttattctctctaatcgacgtgtattttaaattatatgctTTCAAGATTTGTTCCTCGGAATCCAAATTTTGCTTTGCAACTTAGCCTCACAATcacatttctttgttttatttttggttcaaAAGAAGTTTGACATTCCcgttttcaataaataatttaaaatttatttattattaataaaaaaaaataaaagaagaccCTACATGATATCCTTTTCTCATTGGGTTGAGGATgctaaaaagttcaaaatagtcaaatatatatatttttcttctagtGGGGCGGCAATATTAttacttaaaatataaacgaCACCGTTTTTGCAAACTTTCCATGGTTTAGTTTGTGGGCTTGTACTTTTACCAACGGTTCAGTTCACAGGCTCACAGTTCAAAATGGGCCAGGAAGATAGGGCTTAAAATTATCGGCCCAATTTTGTGTTTCCACTCACGTGATTGTCTCGTGATGTATACCGACGTGGCAAACAGCTAGCAGGTCCGAGTTAACTTTCTTACCGAGGGAGTTCTTTGGGGAGTCTCCCATCCGATTGAGTTCCTTCGCGCGCTGTTGTGTCTGCTAATCGGAGACGATACTGATTTCTTATAAGCTCGATACGGTTGCTCAGGTTTGGCAATGATTTCGCAGTTCTTCGTGCTCTCGCAGAGAGGCGACAACATTGTATTCCGAGattgtaattttctttccagATCTGATGTGTTTTTGTTGTCTTCCCTTTCCGTTCTTTGAATTGCATCGATTCTCGTACTGTTTTCTTTCACGTAATCTATTCTGAATCAGAATGGCGTGACGGCTTAGGAAACATAAAACTTGTAATTT
This genomic interval carries:
- the LOC111787815 gene encoding bZIP transcription factor 11-like, which encodes MGCCSGNSSGSISQIGVQNQSSGSEEELRQLMDQRKRRRMQSNRESARRSRMRKQQHLDGLMAQVGQLRENKNQMISRINLTTHLFLNVEAENSVLRAQILELTHRLDSLNRILSHINNNNNDKDEEQHIFLQNFDDYDYHYDFDFDFDFDHNPSFLNSFLSQQPPIVASADHHVLHC